In a single window of the Pseudanabaena sp. BC1403 genome:
- the dndD gene encoding DNA sulfur modification protein DndD: MIFRELTLQNFGAYQGKHTINLSVDVNQDHPPIVLLGGLNGGGKTTFIDALRLVLYGAKAQCSTRGNLSYGEFLSQSVNREAKIGEEAAIELVFEQASFNKSELRQVPISISRRWTQQPKNGRDILEVRVDGWNNETLTSTWDEFIEEIMPIGISGLFLFDGEQVRELALQDTPTQGIVDAIRTILGLELVDRLEIDLEVLASKKRRESSDTEAFNKLTEIETLIAQQSTEIELEETHKTQLEADLEQAKATFAEAEREFMRKGGKAAGDKQELEQSYQRLKEEADQQRKELLDLAETCLPLMLIQSPLLEQALSQSQKELHLQKAKAALDLIKERDRKLTEFIDQNFPKKYNRLVQEFLENELAQLEDESQHGEIWLGSDIDLVKSLSNLLEHDLPKTVTLASTAAQKLESCDRESTQIQNVIASAASPEIYQQLLQKKEEAASVCESLANELDDSQRNLALLERKLISSKKELENYGTTIVARGNLEFFFQSVVKVQSTMDSFRKELTAHKIAQLENSVTECFLHLLHKSRLVHRITIAPDTFRLELYNAEGKSIPKHRLSAGEKQMLAIAFLWGLARVSGCQLPVVIDTPLGRLDSSHRLNLLDRYFPNASQQVILLSTDTEIGKEEVTRLRQNQLLAHEYLLDYDESTNRTSVRSGYFW, translated from the coding sequence TTGATTTTTCGTGAATTAACTCTGCAAAATTTCGGTGCTTACCAAGGAAAGCACACGATTAATCTTTCTGTCGATGTCAATCAAGACCATCCACCAATTGTCCTGTTAGGTGGCTTAAATGGTGGTGGTAAAACGACCTTTATCGATGCCCTCCGCCTTGTTCTATACGGCGCAAAAGCTCAATGCTCCACAAGAGGAAACTTAAGCTATGGCGAATTTTTATCTCAAAGCGTCAATCGCGAAGCCAAAATCGGCGAAGAAGCTGCGATCGAATTAGTCTTTGAACAAGCTAGTTTCAATAAATCTGAACTACGCCAAGTTCCCATCTCGATCTCCCGTCGCTGGACACAGCAACCAAAAAATGGGCGCGATATTTTAGAAGTCCGAGTTGATGGTTGGAATAACGAAACTCTGACTAGCACATGGGATGAATTTATTGAAGAGATCATGCCCATCGGTATTTCAGGCTTATTTCTATTTGATGGCGAACAAGTGCGAGAACTTGCACTGCAAGACACTCCCACACAGGGTATTGTCGATGCTATTCGCACAATTCTCGGATTAGAACTAGTCGATCGCTTAGAAATTGATTTAGAAGTCTTAGCTAGCAAAAAACGACGTGAATCATCTGACACAGAAGCTTTTAATAAACTTACAGAGATTGAAACTCTAATCGCTCAACAATCCACCGAGATTGAATTAGAAGAAACACATAAAACTCAACTGGAAGCCGACCTCGAACAAGCTAAAGCTACTTTTGCAGAAGCTGAACGTGAATTTATGCGTAAAGGAGGGAAAGCCGCAGGAGATAAGCAAGAGCTAGAACAAAGCTATCAAAGACTCAAAGAAGAAGCCGATCAGCAAAGAAAAGAATTGCTAGATTTAGCAGAGACTTGTTTACCTCTGATGCTAATTCAATCACCTCTCTTAGAACAAGCGCTTTCCCAAAGTCAAAAAGAGCTCCATCTGCAAAAAGCTAAAGCTGCTCTAGATCTAATTAAAGAGCGCGATCGCAAGTTGACAGAATTTATAGACCAGAACTTCCCTAAAAAATACAATCGCCTAGTCCAAGAGTTTTTAGAAAATGAACTCGCTCAACTCGAAGATGAATCGCAGCATGGAGAAATATGGCTTGGAAGCGATATAGATCTAGTGAAATCACTCTCAAATCTTTTAGAGCATGATTTACCTAAAACCGTCACTTTAGCTAGTACCGCAGCGCAAAAATTAGAATCTTGCGATCGCGAAAGTACCCAAATCCAAAATGTGATTGCCTCTGCGGCAAGTCCAGAAATCTATCAACAACTCTTACAGAAAAAAGAAGAAGCTGCATCAGTTTGTGAGTCCTTAGCAAATGAGCTAGACGACTCTCAGCGCAACTTAGCACTACTCGAACGCAAGTTAATTTCTAGTAAAAAAGAACTAGAAAACTATGGAACAACCATAGTCGCAAGAGGCAATCTAGAATTTTTCTTTCAGTCTGTTGTTAAAGTGCAATCAACAATGGATTCATTTAGAAAAGAACTCACCGCCCATAAAATCGCTCAACTAGAAAACAGCGTCACCGAATGCTTTCTCCATCTTTTACATAAATCCCGACTTGTTCATCGTATCACGATTGCTCCCGATACATTTCGCCTAGAGCTATACAATGCTGAGGGTAAATCTATCCCCAAACATCGTCTCTCCGCAGGTGAAAAACAAATGTTAGCGATCGCCTTTTTATGGGGATTGGCCCGTGTCTCAGGTTGTCAGTTACCTGTCGTGATCGATACTCCTCTCGGTCGTTTGGACTCATCCCACCGCCTCAACCTTCTAGATCGCTATTTCCCCAACGCCAGTCAGCAAGTCATCCTACTCTCAACTGATACCGAAATTGGCAAAGAAGAAGTAACTCGCCTCCGCCAAAATCAACTACTCGCACACGAATATCTCTTAGACTACGACGAATCAACCAACCGCACCTCCGTGCGATCAGGATACTTCTGGTAA
- the dndC gene encoding DNA phosphorothioation system sulfurtransferase DndC — protein MTEPQRTAPQLIEDIKALIIEIQQLYCHDEIPWIIGYSGGKDSTATLQLVWQALQQLPSDRRTKQIYVITTDTRVENPIVAAWVKQSIANMQASATEQGLPITAKLLVPDVKDTFWVNLIGKGYPAPRNGFRWCTERLKIKPSNQFIQNVVRAKGEVIIVLGTRKAESSRRSRSMNDHEMGSIGDRIGDSNLTSLLYSGSLPNSLIYSPIADWSNSEVWLYLMQYANPWGNSNQDLFTMYRGATADNECPLVIDSNTPSCGDSRFGCWVCTLVNKDKSMEAMILNDDEKEWMQPMLDLRNALDIPDDWDKRDFRRMSGNVQLFTHNSDGKQEVKPIPGPYTKTWRENWLRELLKAQTEARKNAPLEMQEIELITQAELSEIRRIWREDKHEFDDALPHIYLDITSEKFQDINNPNNQSLLGADEWEILARLCGDNAMHLELTTKLLSVEKQHYGKMRRVGIYEALEKCFETSSRSPEEAIQNAHRVKNIKDAAEEGDANKVRQLALGQPAKPNESEAPPQVNSWASMKFGSPVAEVQS, from the coding sequence ATGACCGAACCACAACGCACTGCACCCCAATTAATCGAAGATATCAAAGCGCTGATAATTGAGATCCAGCAGTTGTATTGCCATGACGAAATCCCTTGGATTATTGGCTATTCAGGCGGCAAAGACTCCACCGCCACCCTTCAACTCGTTTGGCAAGCCCTCCAACAACTACCAAGCGATCGCCGAACCAAACAGATTTACGTCATCACCACCGACACCCGTGTCGAAAACCCCATCGTCGCCGCATGGGTCAAGCAATCGATCGCCAATATGCAAGCCTCCGCAACTGAGCAAGGCTTACCCATCACCGCAAAACTACTAGTCCCTGATGTCAAAGACACCTTCTGGGTCAACCTCATCGGCAAAGGCTACCCTGCCCCCCGCAACGGCTTTAGATGGTGTACCGAACGCCTCAAAATCAAACCATCCAACCAATTTATTCAAAACGTCGTCAGGGCAAAAGGTGAAGTAATCATCGTCCTTGGCACTCGCAAAGCCGAAAGCTCTAGGCGATCGCGATCGATGAACGATCATGAAATGGGCAGTATTGGCGATCGCATTGGCGACAGCAATCTCACATCCCTGCTCTATAGCGGCAGCCTACCTAACTCCTTAATCTATAGCCCCATTGCCGACTGGAGCAACAGTGAAGTATGGCTATACCTCATGCAATATGCCAACCCTTGGGGCAATAGCAATCAAGATCTCTTCACCATGTATCGCGGTGCAACTGCCGATAATGAATGTCCTCTGGTGATCGATAGCAATACACCTAGCTGTGGAGACTCCCGCTTTGGTTGCTGGGTATGCACCCTCGTCAACAAAGACAAATCTATGGAAGCGATGATCCTCAATGACGACGAAAAAGAATGGATGCAGCCAATGCTAGATCTAAGAAACGCCCTCGATATTCCTGATGACTGGGACAAACGTGACTTTCGCCGCATGAGTGGCAACGTACAGCTATTTACCCACAACAGCGATGGGAAACAAGAAGTAAAGCCGATCCCAGGACCTTATACCAAAACATGGCGTGAAAATTGGCTTAGAGAATTACTTAAAGCACAAACCGAAGCACGTAAAAATGCACCACTTGAGATGCAAGAGATTGAGCTAATTACTCAAGCCGAACTCAGCGAAATTCGACGGATCTGGCGTGAAGACAAACATGAATTTGATGACGCACTACCCCATATTTATCTCGATATAACAAGCGAAAAATTCCAAGATATCAACAATCCTAACAATCAAAGCCTGTTAGGAGCCGATGAATGGGAGATCCTCGCTCGACTCTGCGGTGATAACGCCATGCACCTCGAACTCACCACCAAACTGCTCAGCGTTGAAAAGCAACATTATGGCAAAATGCGCCGCGTCGGTATCTATGAAGCTCTCGAAAAATGCTTTGAGACCAGTTCGCGATCGCCAGAAGAAGCAATTCAAAATGCCCATAGGGTCAAAAATATAAAAGATGCCGCCGAGGAAGGAGATGCCAATAAAGTCCGCCAGCTTGCCCTAGGACAGCCAGCCAAACCTAACGAATCAGAGGCTCCCCCCCAAGTCAATAGTTGGGCATCGATGAAATTTGGCTCCCCAGTTGCAGAGGTACAGTCTTGA
- a CDS encoding type II toxin-antitoxin system VapC family toxin: MVIVDSGFWIALINRRDDYHVLAQNVLATIDEPLITTWCVITEACHILLKRTGTNAQQTFIHSLEIEAFEVFDLQVQDGKRIGELMNQYSSLPMDLADASLIILAEHLGHGRILSVDFRDFYTYRWKNRHPFENLMQMN, from the coding sequence ATGGTCATCGTTGACTCAGGCTTTTGGATTGCATTGATCAATCGCCGCGATGACTATCATGTTCTCGCTCAAAATGTTTTAGCAACCATAGATGAGCCACTCATTACCACATGGTGCGTCATCACCGAAGCTTGCCATATTCTCCTAAAACGGACAGGAACCAACGCCCAACAAACATTTATACATAGCTTAGAAATAGAAGCATTTGAAGTTTTCGATTTGCAAGTTCAAGATGGCAAACGAATTGGTGAACTGATGAATCAATATAGTTCTCTGCCAATGGATCTCGCGGACGCTTCACTGATTATTCTTGCCGAACACTTGGGACATGGGCGCATTCTCTCCGTTGATTTTCGCGATTTTTATACCTATCGCTGGAAAAATCGGCATCCTTTCGAGAACTTGATGCAAATGAACTAG
- a CDS encoding CopG family transcriptional regulator, whose translation MRVNARLDSDRTNKFQYIRQHTNQGTSEIMKAAIDLYYEKLRQESPKPLQLLQQAGLIGCAEGDPDLSVNYKQYLTESLNEKYGHR comes from the coding sequence ATGAGAGTTAACGCCCGTCTTGACAGCGATCGCACCAATAAATTTCAGTATATCCGCCAGCATACTAACCAAGGCACATCGGAAATCATGAAAGCAGCGATCGACCTTTACTATGAAAAACTTCGCCAAGAATCCCCCAAACCACTGCAACTTCTCCAACAAGCAGGGCTGATCGGTTGTGCTGAAGGAGATCCTGACTTATCCGTGAATTACAAGCAATATCTTACCGAAAGCCTAAACGAAAAATATGGTCATCGTTGA
- a CDS encoding DGQHR domain-containing protein: protein MNIAQYKEETKSRFTHNLVTQGINRFYTLTLPSDILAKICFVTTREEDPEKGFQRVLDKKRAQEIADYIDSGASIPNSIVLSAQPDAELEEIQKGKIITFFERPKSFLVLDGQHRVYGFSLAKMKLRVPVVIYNNLSRQEESRLFIDINTKQRPVPNELLLDIKKLAERETDSEQLLREIFDLFYNSPDSPLVGLLSPSEKTKEKLTRVTFNQAFKPLIDISQDKEVNEIYEITRDYIQAFISGMNTLDTERTIVKPIVFRAVMLLFSQVGQRVKDRYGTHYSVSNFYEVLKPIFIKTKATSFTQAKSINSLHKKMSDLLFDFTF from the coding sequence ATGAATATTGCTCAATATAAAGAAGAAACAAAATCTCGTTTTACTCATAACTTAGTTACTCAGGGAATTAATAGATTTTATACTTTGACCCTTCCTAGTGATATTTTAGCCAAAATATGCTTTGTAACTACTAGGGAAGAAGATCCTGAAAAGGGATTTCAAAGAGTTCTAGATAAAAAAAGAGCCCAAGAAATCGCAGATTATATAGATAGTGGCGCATCTATACCAAATTCTATTGTTTTATCTGCCCAGCCAGATGCTGAACTCGAAGAAATACAAAAAGGAAAAATAATCACGTTTTTTGAACGCCCAAAATCATTTCTAGTGTTAGATGGTCAACACCGAGTTTATGGATTTTCTTTGGCTAAAATGAAACTTAGAGTACCTGTTGTAATTTATAATAACTTAAGTCGGCAGGAAGAATCTAGGCTATTTATTGACATTAATACTAAGCAGCGACCTGTTCCAAATGAACTTCTTCTGGACATCAAAAAACTTGCAGAGAGAGAAACAGATTCTGAACAATTGTTGAGAGAAATATTTGATTTATTCTATAATTCGCCTGACAGCCCTCTTGTTGGATTACTAAGCCCAAGTGAAAAAACAAAAGAAAAACTGACAAGAGTTACTTTTAATCAAGCCTTTAAACCTTTAATCGATATTTCTCAAGACAAAGAAGTAAATGAAATTTATGAAATAACACGGGATTATATTCAAGCATTTATATCTGGAATGAACACACTAGACACAGAAAGAACTATTGTAAAGCCAATTGTTTTTCGTGCAGTAATGTTGTTGTTCTCTCAAGTAGGACAACGTGTCAAAGATAGGTATGGTACACATTACTCAGTAAGCAACTTTTATGAAGTATTAAAGCCAATATTCATTAAAACTAAAGCTACTTCATTTACACAGGCTAAGAGTATAAACTCATTACATAAAAAAATGAGCGATTTATTGTTTGACTTTACATTTTAG
- a CDS encoding DNA phosphorothioation-associated protein 4, producing MADARVKIAKDKAELVKSLRAEGADDTTKPFQTYAEVLVFAAALGAKRDRREPFGEFSKKDPDPIPYEVFRKYDKVVKLLAVVATKNPRVLADNDEAEESRIKIFEEYANAGLEIIDNEIKGSVDHLERILLFLSSERDEMANKNGDFDLSNLLTI from the coding sequence ATGGCTGATGCAAGGGTAAAGATCGCAAAGGATAAAGCGGAGTTGGTAAAGTCTTTGAGGGCTGAGGGGGCAGATGATACGACTAAGCCATTTCAGACTTATGCGGAGGTTTTGGTATTTGCGGCGGCTTTGGGGGCTAAGCGTGATCGCCGTGAGCCTTTTGGTGAGTTCTCAAAAAAAGATCCAGATCCAATCCCGTATGAAGTTTTTAGAAAATATGATAAAGTAGTGAAACTTTTGGCTGTAGTTGCAACTAAAAACCCTAGGGTTCTTGCTGACAATGATGAGGCTGAGGAGTCACGGATCAAGATTTTTGAGGAGTATGCTAATGCAGGGCTAGAAATAATCGACAATGAAATTAAAGGATCAGTTGATCATTTAGAACGTATTTTGCTGTTTCTAAGTTCTGAAAGGGATGAAATGGCTAATAAAAATGGTGATTTTGATTTGAGTAATTTACTAACGATATAG
- a CDS encoding nucleotidyltransferase family protein, with the protein MTKTALELTLHEREAYCPSRNLDSLQDEARWTEAWKIVHKISSLLRDRYRTKQIVVFGSLTNKERFTRYSDIDLAISGLTFKQFYQAVDDIELIARDFKVDLVNLDRCRQSIAERINREGLAI; encoded by the coding sequence ATGACAAAAACTGCTCTTGAACTAACACTCCATGAACGCGAAGCATATTGCCCATCCAGAAATCTGGATAGCTTACAGGATGAGGCTAGATGGACTGAGGCTTGGAAAATTGTTCACAAGATATCAAGCTTATTGCGCGATCGCTACAGGACAAAGCAAATAGTTGTTTTTGGCTCATTAACAAATAAAGAGCGTTTTACAAGGTACTCAGATATTGATTTGGCAATTAGTGGATTAACTTTTAAACAGTTTTATCAAGCTGTGGATGATATAGAACTTATTGCTCGTGATTTTAAGGTTGATCTAGTGAATCTTGATCGCTGTCGTCAATCTATCGCAGAACGCATTAATAGAGAGGGTTTAGCAATTTGA
- a CDS encoding Uma2 family endonuclease, which produces MVNTVTTASKPEIVSDRWVKATWDEFIALADDPSLEKGRFYYDNHKMRIEMSPVGPIHAHENAIVSKVIGIFAALKNICIYEYINCSFRKKGESECQPDIAFYIGNELRLPPRNNAPVDLNKFDLPTLIVEISSTTLQDDLGYKRLLYERLGILEYWVVNAQTSEVFAFTIADGRSGIVERSQVLEGLEIATVKEALKRSQTEDDGAIARWLLQTFNG; this is translated from the coding sequence ATGGTTAATACAGTTACTACGGCTTCTAAACCAGAGATTGTCAGCGATCGCTGGGTTAAGGCAACGTGGGACGAGTTTATTGCGCTTGCTGACGATCCTAGTTTAGAAAAAGGCAGGTTTTATTATGATAATCACAAGATGAGGATTGAGATGTCACCAGTTGGACCAATACATGCCCATGAAAATGCAATTGTTTCTAAGGTAATTGGAATATTTGCAGCACTTAAGAATATTTGTATATACGAGTATATAAATTGTAGCTTTAGAAAAAAGGGTGAGAGTGAATGTCAGCCAGACATTGCATTTTATATAGGAAATGAATTGAGGCTGCCGCCTCGCAATAACGCTCCTGTGGATCTTAATAAGTTTGACCTGCCAACTCTGATTGTGGAAATCTCTTCGACTACGCTGCAAGATGATTTGGGATATAAGCGCTTATTGTATGAGCGTTTAGGGATTCTGGAATATTGGGTGGTGAATGCTCAAACTTCTGAGGTGTTTGCTTTTACGATCGCTGATGGACGTAGTGGCATAGTTGAGCGATCGCAAGTTCTCGAAGGATTGGAAATTGCCACGGTAAAAGAAGCGCTTAAACGCAGTCAAACTGAAGATGATGGCGCGATCGCGAGATGGTTATTACAGACTTTTAATGGGTAG
- a CDS encoding AAA family ATPase has protein sequence MKLISIKLFNFRCFYQQTPEIVLARLDDRNITIMHGNNGTGKTSLLNAFTWVLYEKFTSAFGDSEQLVNRQAIAESQLNQPVECWAEVLFEHDAKRYRVRRLTRAYQLANNGEKNIQYNKSELFLQVAGDDGRWVTQNHPEAVINGILPKSLHQYFFFDGERIEQIVRSDNRYEIAEATKKLLGVQVLDNAIKHLKEARKSLEDELKSIGDAQTKTLISQKQNLESNSTEFEVRIKEIEQELEAQNQLKISCNQRLTELGGIDEIQKRREALEQQERENRSNLRGLKNQLKTDISTKGYSVFLTGAIADFREMVSGLHERGELPADIKQTFVLDLLERRKCICGADLHDGSPNYEQVSAWLEKAGLADVETATLKLEGFVDEVEKQATDFWQGIDTKQLSINQLKTAISRLELELETISEQLRKSPIEDIRLMQTRLDEIDHKVEDLTLEKGKKLQKWTDYQGQIENLQKQIKSSKQNEGKQKLAQKRIDAAQQAIDLLSELKTNRNELFRKQLETRICEIFSQISFKAQTPRLSEKYELSLVETVAGQEVQSGASTGENQILSLSFIGSIIDRVREWSKSGLVMGPDSSTFPMVMDSPFGSLDEIYRRQVARLIPQLANQLVVMVSKTQWRVEVAEEMTPRVGKEYVFVFNSNKPDTQTDDIVLYGKSYPLVRKSAYDYEYTEVLEVNHG, from the coding sequence ATGAAGCTAATCTCAATCAAGCTTTTTAATTTTCGTTGTTTTTATCAGCAAACGCCTGAAATCGTTTTAGCCAGACTGGACGATCGCAATATTACGATCATGCATGGCAATAATGGCACTGGCAAGACATCTCTGCTAAATGCTTTTACATGGGTGCTATACGAAAAATTTACCTCGGCTTTTGGTGACTCTGAGCAGCTCGTCAATCGTCAGGCGATCGCTGAATCCCAATTAAATCAGCCTGTGGAATGCTGGGCAGAAGTTTTATTTGAGCATGATGCTAAGCGCTATCGGGTGCGGCGGTTAACCCGCGCCTATCAGCTTGCTAATAATGGCGAGAAAAACATTCAATACAACAAAAGTGAGTTGTTTTTGCAAGTGGCGGGGGATGATGGACGTTGGGTGACTCAAAATCATCCTGAAGCTGTAATTAATGGCATTTTACCTAAGAGCTTGCATCAGTACTTCTTTTTTGATGGTGAGCGAATTGAGCAGATTGTGCGATCGGACAATCGCTATGAGATTGCTGAAGCAACAAAAAAGCTTTTGGGTGTGCAGGTTTTGGACAATGCGATTAAACATCTTAAAGAAGCTAGAAAGTCCCTTGAGGATGAACTCAAAAGTATTGGCGATGCTCAAACTAAAACCCTGATTTCGCAAAAGCAGAATCTAGAGAGTAATAGCACTGAATTTGAAGTAAGAATCAAGGAAATCGAACAGGAACTAGAAGCACAAAACCAACTAAAGATATCTTGCAATCAACGATTGACAGAATTGGGTGGTATTGATGAAATCCAAAAGCGACGTGAGGCTCTTGAACAACAAGAACGGGAAAATCGCAGTAATTTGCGAGGTTTAAAGAACCAACTAAAGACAGATATTTCTACCAAGGGCTATAGTGTATTTCTGACGGGTGCGATCGCTGATTTTCGAGAAATGGTTAGTGGTTTGCATGAACGCGGCGAACTACCTGCGGATATTAAACAGACGTTTGTGTTAGACCTATTAGAACGGCGTAAATGCATCTGTGGAGCAGACTTACATGATGGTTCTCCTAACTATGAGCAGGTCAGTGCTTGGCTAGAGAAAGCAGGTTTAGCAGATGTGGAAACTGCAACCTTGAAACTGGAAGGTTTTGTCGATGAGGTAGAGAAACAGGCTACGGATTTTTGGCAAGGTATTGATACCAAACAATTGAGTATCAATCAACTCAAAACAGCAATCTCTCGTCTTGAGTTAGAGTTGGAAACAATCAGCGAACAGTTACGCAAGAGTCCCATTGAGGATATTCGGCTAATGCAAACCCGCCTTGATGAGATCGATCACAAGGTTGAGGACTTAACTTTAGAGAAGGGTAAGAAGCTCCAAAAATGGACTGATTATCAAGGGCAAATTGAAAATCTTCAGAAGCAAATTAAGAGCAGTAAGCAAAATGAAGGTAAGCAAAAGCTTGCCCAAAAGCGTATTGATGCGGCGCAACAGGCGATCGATCTTCTGAGTGAGTTAAAGACTAATCGCAATGAGCTATTCCGCAAGCAATTGGAAACTCGGATCTGTGAAATCTTTAGCCAGATCTCGTTCAAAGCGCAAACGCCAAGACTAAGTGAAAAGTATGAATTGAGCTTAGTAGAAACTGTAGCTGGTCAAGAAGTTCAGTCGGGTGCATCGACAGGAGAGAATCAGATCCTCAGTTTGTCTTTTATCGGTAGCATCATCGATCGCGTGAGGGAATGGAGCAAGTCTGGTTTGGTGATGGGGCCAGATAGCAGTACTTTCCCGATGGTAATGGATTCGCCCTTTGGGAGTCTGGATGAAATTTACCGTCGGCAGGTGGCAAGATTGATTCCCCAGTTAGCAAATCAGCTTGTGGTGATGGTTTCTAAAACCCAATGGCGGGTGGAGGTTGCCGAGGAAATGACTCCTCGAGTGGGTAAAGAATATGTGTTTGTATTCAACTCTAATAAGCCTGACACCCAAACCGATGACATCGTTCTCTATGGCAAGAGCTATCCATTAGTGCGAAAGAGTGCCTATGATTATGAATATACCGAAGTCTTGGAGGTGAATCATGGTTAA
- a CDS encoding DNA phosphorothioation system restriction enzyme has translation MPIGIKPDHGVPILPTNLELRDYQELAIANWFKNNGRGTLKMATGSGKTITALAISTELYQKIGLQVLLIVCPYRHLVIQWSRECQKFGLEPILAFEDVHNWQDRLSNQLYNVRSGNQKFLTIITTNATLIGQGLQSQLRYFPGKTLIVGDEAHNLGAKRLVESLPRNVGLRLALSATPERYFDEDGTEAIFAYFGAVIQPEFTLADAIKAGALVHYLYYPILVELTESETEKYADLTKKIGRAIAFDGDRDDNEMVAALLMQRARLLGSAANKLVALRELMQQRLDTSHTLIYCGDGSVEGQVTEESTRQLDAVAQLMGSELGYRVNTYTAETSLEDRENLRLLFESGELQGLVAIRCLDEGVDIPAIQTAIMLASSSNPRQFIQRRGRILRAHPHKKRATLFDMIVLPPDLGRETIDVERNLLKKELQRFVEFANLADNGGEARLKLLDLQQRYGLMDL, from the coding sequence ATGCCGATTGGAATTAAACCTGATCATGGTGTGCCAATACTGCCCACTAATTTAGAACTGCGAGATTATCAAGAACTGGCGATCGCTAATTGGTTTAAAAATAATGGGCGCGGCACGTTGAAAATGGCAACGGGAAGCGGGAAGACGATTACGGCGCTAGCGATCTCGACGGAACTTTATCAAAAGATTGGGTTGCAGGTTTTACTGATTGTTTGTCCTTATCGACATCTGGTAATTCAATGGTCAAGGGAATGTCAAAAGTTTGGGCTGGAGCCAATCCTAGCTTTTGAAGATGTTCATAACTGGCAAGATCGTTTATCCAACCAACTTTATAACGTGCGATCGGGCAATCAGAAATTTTTGACCATAATCACTACAAATGCGACATTGATTGGTCAGGGATTACAGTCACAGTTGCGATATTTTCCTGGGAAAACTTTAATTGTTGGTGATGAGGCTCATAACTTAGGTGCAAAACGTTTAGTGGAGAGTTTGCCGCGTAATGTGGGACTAAGGTTAGCTTTATCGGCAACTCCAGAACGCTATTTTGATGAGGATGGAACAGAAGCCATATTTGCGTATTTTGGTGCCGTCATTCAGCCAGAATTTACGCTGGCGGATGCCATCAAAGCAGGAGCGCTCGTGCATTATCTCTACTATCCGATTTTGGTAGAACTGACGGAATCGGAGACTGAGAAATATGCTGATTTAACCAAGAAGATTGGCAGGGCGATCGCTTTTGATGGCGATCGTGATGATAACGAGATGGTAGCTGCTTTATTGATGCAAAGGGCTAGGCTATTGGGTTCGGCGGCGAATAAGTTGGTGGCTTTACGAGAATTGATGCAGCAACGTCTAGATACATCACATACATTGATTTATTGTGGTGATGGCTCGGTTGAGGGTCAAGTTACTGAAGAAAGTACGAGGCAGTTGGATGCGGTGGCACAGTTGATGGGATCTGAATTGGGATATCGGGTTAATACATATACTGCTGAGACATCTTTAGAAGACCGCGAGAATTTACGACTTTTATTTGAATCTGGTGAATTACAGGGACTGGTGGCAATTCGTTGCTTAGATGAAGGTGTGGATATTCCCGCAATTCAAACGGCGATTATGTTGGCAAGTAGTAGCAATCCGCGTCAATTTATTCAGCGTCGAGGGAGGATTTTGCGGGCACACCCTCATAAAAAACGCGCAACTTTGTTTGACATGATTGTGTTACCGCCTGATTTAGGGAGAGAGACAATCGACGTTGAACGTAATCTACTCAAAAAGGAATTGCAACGCTTTGTCGAGTTTGCGAATTTAGCAGATAACGGCGGCGAAGCTAGACTAAAGTTATTGGATTTACAACAACGCTATGGGTTGATGGATTTATAA